Proteins from a genomic interval of Microbacterium imperiale:
- a CDS encoding DUF808 domain-containing protein → MSVGLLAVVDDILSAALKASAKSAGVVIDDAAVTPQYVQGITPARELPVVAKIALGSIANKFLIIIPVALLLTAFAPAVLPFLLILGGTFLCYEGAEKVLEWFGVHHGAADDGPRDEKKLVLGAVRTDLILSAEIMLISLSNLDDDMSIWQTLAVLAVIALLMTGIVYGAVALLVKIDDIGLRMAKNPSRQVRHTGMRIVRSMPAVFRVISVVGTVAMLWVGGHLLLANLGEVGVHAAADLLHGIEHALHDLGGAVVWTGETLVSAIAGLLAGLIIVGVLTLVRRLRHRGADAHSGAGAH, encoded by the coding sequence ATGTCGGTTGGTCTGCTCGCCGTCGTCGACGACATCCTGAGCGCCGCGCTCAAGGCCTCGGCCAAGTCGGCGGGTGTCGTCATCGACGACGCCGCCGTGACGCCGCAGTACGTGCAGGGCATCACGCCGGCCCGCGAGCTGCCCGTCGTCGCGAAGATCGCGCTCGGGTCGATCGCGAACAAGTTCCTCATCATCATCCCGGTGGCGCTGCTGCTGACCGCCTTCGCTCCGGCCGTGCTGCCGTTCCTGCTCATCCTCGGCGGGACGTTCCTCTGCTACGAAGGTGCGGAGAAGGTGCTCGAGTGGTTCGGTGTGCACCACGGGGCCGCTGATGACGGCCCGCGCGACGAGAAGAAGCTCGTTCTCGGTGCCGTGCGCACCGATCTCATCCTCTCGGCCGAGATCATGCTCATCTCGCTGTCGAACCTCGACGACGACATGAGCATCTGGCAGACGCTCGCCGTGCTCGCCGTCATCGCGCTCCTGATGACCGGCATCGTCTACGGGGCGGTCGCGCTCCTGGTGAAGATCGATGACATCGGCCTGCGCATGGCGAAGAACCCGTCGCGCCAGGTGCGACACACGGGGATGCGGATCGTCCGGTCCATGCCGGCGGTGTTCCGCGTCATCAGCGTCGTCGGCACCGTCGCCATGCTGTGGGTCGGCGGACACCTCTTGCTGGCGAACCTCGGCGAGGTCGGCGTGCACGCCGCGGCCGACCTGCTCCACGGCATCGAGCACGCTCTGCACGATCTCGGCGGGGCCGTGGTGTGGACGGGGGAGACGCTCGTCTCCGCCATCGCCGGGTTGCTGGCGGGGCTGATCATCGTGGGTGTGCTGACGCTCGTCCGCCGCCTCCGGCACCGCGGCGC
- a CDS encoding bifunctional [glutamine synthetase] adenylyltransferase/[glutamine synthetase]-adenylyl-L-tyrosine phosphorylase, whose product MIRGPRAVGLTGLARAGFDDLGRADEHLGELSAATGLPRDELVSGAELAADPDGATDALLSIARRAPDAVREALARRPDAVWSVLGASRGFAEFYLRHPDELVDLTDEGEGLPTRDELRDALLASVGATEGFADSAGDEAWVALRIGYRRMLARIARFDLGASDPALILHAVAAALADAAGAALEASLAVARARLVAGVPGAGRFARDEVAATQLAIIGMGKSGARELNYVSDVDVIFVGGSTDESVVAEARAVDIATRLAMQTMRGISEVEIEPPLWEVDPNLRPEGKQGALVRTLESHIAYYDRWAKSWEFQALLKARPLAGDEDLGERYVAAVQPRVWASAARENFVDSVQRMRERVTEHIPADEVARQLKLGPGGIRDIEFTVQLLQLVHGASDERIRERSTLDALDALVSQGYIGREDAAHFALDYRRLRVMEHRLQLRELRRTHLMPEDGASLRILARSARIGESADRVVAAWEEIKREVREIHVRLFYRPLLSAVAALPADEHTLSPEQAKARLAAIGFRDPAGALRHMGALTSGLSRKTVIQRHLMPVMIRWFADGVDPDYGLLAFRRISERLGDTPWFLRMLRDSSGAAESLTRLLSGSRYVGELMEWIPESIAWLDSREQLRPRPGYVLQEEARAIQTRHRSIDDAMSAVRALRRRELLRLAMAAVVGDLSIEELAEGLTTITEVTIQATLRAVRREIVPPEDDGLDFSIIAMGRFGGAELGFGSDADIIYVYDPNGVAPQRAQELALQLVHGVRRYSEDHRVPLDLDAGLRPEGRNGPLVRSLESYAEYYRRWSLSWEAQALLRARGVAGSVSLIERFLALADDVRYPEAPDPQGLREIRRIKARVESERLPQGQDRSRHLKLGPGGLSDVEWLVQLLQLEHGHRIEGLRTTSTMSALEAAVTAELIPQDAADKLAAAWRLASRLRSANTLLSGQTSDVLPTDRARLDGIGRLLEYPARSATMVEEDWMRAARQARRVFEKLFYS is encoded by the coding sequence GGTGCGCGAGGCGCTGGCCCGACGCCCGGATGCCGTCTGGTCCGTGCTCGGCGCCTCACGGGGCTTCGCGGAGTTCTACCTCCGGCATCCGGACGAGCTCGTCGATCTCACGGATGAGGGCGAGGGGCTGCCGACGCGCGACGAGCTGCGCGACGCCCTCCTCGCGAGCGTCGGCGCGACCGAGGGGTTCGCGGACTCCGCGGGCGACGAGGCCTGGGTCGCTCTGCGCATCGGCTACCGGCGGATGCTCGCACGCATCGCCCGATTCGATCTCGGCGCGTCCGACCCCGCGCTCATCCTGCACGCCGTCGCGGCCGCACTCGCCGACGCGGCGGGAGCAGCGCTGGAGGCCTCGCTCGCCGTGGCCCGCGCGCGGCTCGTGGCCGGTGTGCCCGGTGCCGGACGGTTCGCCCGAGACGAGGTCGCCGCGACGCAGCTTGCGATCATCGGCATGGGCAAGTCAGGCGCCCGCGAGCTGAACTACGTCAGCGACGTGGACGTCATCTTCGTGGGCGGCTCGACCGATGAGTCGGTCGTCGCCGAAGCGCGCGCGGTCGACATCGCCACGCGCCTGGCCATGCAGACGATGCGCGGGATCTCGGAGGTCGAGATCGAGCCGCCGCTGTGGGAGGTCGATCCCAATCTGCGCCCCGAAGGGAAGCAGGGCGCCCTGGTGCGCACGCTCGAGTCGCACATCGCCTACTACGACCGGTGGGCCAAGAGCTGGGAGTTCCAGGCGCTGTTGAAGGCCCGCCCCCTCGCCGGAGACGAGGACCTCGGCGAGCGCTACGTCGCCGCCGTCCAGCCGCGCGTCTGGGCCAGCGCCGCCCGCGAGAACTTCGTCGACAGCGTGCAGCGCATGCGCGAGCGCGTGACCGAGCACATCCCCGCCGACGAGGTCGCTCGTCAGCTGAAGCTCGGGCCCGGCGGCATCCGCGACATCGAATTCACCGTCCAGCTGCTGCAGCTCGTGCACGGGGCGTCCGACGAACGGATCCGCGAGCGCTCGACCCTCGACGCACTCGACGCTCTCGTGTCGCAGGGGTACATCGGACGCGAGGATGCCGCCCACTTCGCTCTCGACTACCGGCGGCTGCGCGTCATGGAGCACCGGCTGCAGCTGCGCGAGCTGCGACGCACCCACCTCATGCCCGAGGACGGCGCATCGCTGCGCATCCTCGCCCGATCGGCGCGCATCGGCGAGAGCGCCGACCGGGTCGTCGCGGCCTGGGAGGAGATCAAGCGCGAGGTGCGCGAGATCCACGTCCGCCTGTTCTACCGACCGCTGCTGTCGGCCGTCGCGGCATTGCCGGCGGACGAGCACACCCTCTCGCCCGAGCAGGCGAAAGCCCGCCTCGCGGCGATCGGATTCCGCGATCCGGCTGGCGCGCTGCGACACATGGGCGCCCTGACGAGTGGGCTCAGCCGCAAGACGGTGATCCAGCGTCACCTCATGCCCGTCATGATCCGGTGGTTCGCCGACGGCGTCGACCCCGATTACGGACTGCTGGCCTTCCGCCGCATCAGCGAGCGTCTCGGCGACACCCCGTGGTTCCTGCGGATGCTGCGCGACTCGTCCGGCGCCGCAGAGAGCCTGACCCGGCTGCTGTCGGGCTCACGCTACGTCGGTGAGCTCATGGAGTGGATCCCCGAGTCCATCGCGTGGCTCGACTCGCGCGAGCAGCTGCGTCCGCGACCCGGCTACGTGCTGCAGGAGGAGGCGCGCGCGATCCAGACCCGACACCGGTCGATCGACGACGCGATGTCGGCGGTGCGTGCGCTGCGTCGGCGTGAGCTGCTGCGTCTCGCCATGGCCGCGGTGGTGGGAGATCTCTCGATCGAGGAGCTCGCGGAAGGACTGACGACGATCACCGAGGTGACGATCCAGGCCACCCTGCGGGCGGTGCGCCGCGAGATCGTCCCGCCGGAGGACGACGGCCTCGACTTCTCGATCATCGCGATGGGGCGCTTCGGCGGTGCCGAGCTCGGTTTCGGGTCGGATGCCGACATCATCTACGTCTACGATCCGAACGGCGTCGCACCGCAGCGGGCACAGGAGCTGGCGCTGCAGCTGGTGCACGGGGTGCGGCGCTACTCCGAGGATCACCGCGTCCCCCTCGATCTCGACGCCGGCCTGCGGCCGGAGGGGCGCAACGGACCGCTCGTGCGTTCGCTGGAGTCGTACGCCGAGTACTACCGCCGGTGGTCGCTGTCGTGGGAGGCGCAGGCGCTGCTACGTGCTCGCGGCGTCGCCGGCAGCGTGTCGCTCATCGAGCGTTTCCTCGCGCTCGCCGACGACGTGCGCTATCCCGAGGCGCCCGACCCGCAGGGGCTGCGGGAGATCCGCCGTATCAAGGCCCGTGTCGAGAGCGAGCGTCTGCCGCAGGGGCAGGACCGTTCGCGCCACCTCAAGCTCGGTCCCGGGGGCCTGAGCGACGTCGAATGGCTCGTGCAGCTGCTGCAGCTCGAGCACGGCCATCGCATCGAGGGCCTGCGGACGACCTCGACGATGTCCGCACTCGAGGCTGCGGTGACGGCCGAGCTGATCCCGCAGGACGCGGCCGACAAGCTCGCGGCGGCGTGGCGGCTGGCCAGCCGCCTGCGGTCGGCGAACACGCTGCTCTCGGGCCAGACCAGCGACGTGCTGCCCACCGATCGGGCGCGGCTGGACGGGATCGGCCGATTGCTGGAATATCCTGCGAGATCGGCCACGATGGTCGAGGAGGACTGGATGCGCGCCGCGCGTCAGGCCCGCCGCGTGTTCGAGAAGCTCTTCTACTCCTAA